The sequence GCCACGCCAGAAGCTGGATCACCAGCTGGTCTACTCCGAGAACGGCAGTTCCCTCGAATACGTCATGGTGGACGGCCGGATCGTAGTGGACCATGGTGCCCTCACCACCCTGGACGAGCAGGAGATCGTCGACGAGTTCAACGGCTACCTGCCGGAGATCCAGGCCTGGCAGGACCGGACTGATGAGCTCAATACCGTCTTCCACCCGGCCTTCTCGGCGATGTACGAGACATGCCGCCAGGCGCCCCTGGACATCAACCGCTGGGCCGGCACGGCGGACTCGGTCCTGACTCCCTGACTCCCCTCAAGACCTGCCGGAGCACTGAAGGCTACCGGCCGACGTCGGGAGTTCCTAGCCTGGCTCCATGACCTCCAGCGATGACTCCTCGGACGGGACCACCAACGATCAGCCGTGGGTGCCGCCCCCGTGGGATCCGCCGCTGGCCGGCACCGAAATCGAACACGTGCTCGGCTCCCTAGAGCGCCTGCGCGTCACTTTCCGATGGAAGACCGGAGGCCTGGATGTGGCGGGGCTCGCCACGACCATCGGCGCATCACGCCTGACCATGGGTGGTCTGATCAAGCATCTGGCGGGGGTCGAGGTGATGAAGGCCGGGCCGGAGATCGACGGCTCCAGCCCCGGCGAGCCCTGGGCCTCCGCTCCGTGGGACGAGGTGCAGGACTGGGATTTCACCTCCGCCGGGCAGGACTCCCCCGAGCAGCTGTATGCGCTCTACGACGCCGCGGTGGCGCAGGCCCAGAGCCGGCTGGAGGCAGCCCTCGACCGGGGCGGCCTGGATCAGCGGATCGCCCTGTCCGATCAGGTCGATCTTGAGGTCTCGCTGCGCCGGAACCTCTTCGACCTCATCGAGGAGTACTCCAGGCATCTCGGCCATGCGGACCTGATCCGTGAGGCCGTGGACGGGCAGGTCGGCCTGGATCCGCCGTACCCGGAAGCCAGCTGAACGCACTGAAGGCCGCCCCCTCGGGGGCGGCCTCCGTGATGGGTCCAGCGCAGCGGGTCAGTAGGCCTTGACCCGCTGGTCCACGATCAGGTGGATGAGCGCGAACGTGCCATCCTCGTCGATCGCCTTGATGGCGGCCTCGACGGCGGCCGGGACGTCGGCGTCCTGCTCCACGCGCACGCCGAAGCCGCCGAAGGCCTCGGCCATCTTGGCGAAGTCCGGGTTCTTCAGCTGCGTGCCGGAGACCCGGTTGGGGTAGTCCCGCTCCTGGTGGGTGCGGATCGTGCCGTACTCCTGGTTGTCCATCACGACCACCAGCGGGGTGGCGCCGTACTGGGCGGCGGTGGCCAGTTCCTGACCGTTCATGAGGAACTCGCCGTCACCGGCGATGGTCACCACGCGGCGGCCCGGGTAGTTCAGGGACGCGGCCACGGCGGACGGCACCGAGTAGCCCATGGAGCCGTTGCGGGCCGAGACCATGGCGGCATAGGAGTTGGTGGGGAAGTAGCGGTGGGCCCAGTTGGTGTGCTCACCGGCACCCAGGGTGATCATGGCGTCCTCGGGCAGCGACTGCACCAGGTTGGCCATGAGCGTGTCCATGCGGGCCTGGCCCTCGGCCGGCTCGGCGGACGGCAGGGCGGCGAACTTCTCCTGCTCGCCGCGCATCCGGGAGGTCCATTCCTTCCACGAGTCCTTGACGGCCAGGTCCATGCGGACGAGGTCCCGCACGAACACGTCCGGCTTGGCCACGATCTGGTGGGACACGGGACCGGAGCGGCCGCGCAGCGAGGGGTCGATGGTGACGAGGAAATTCTTCCTGTCCCAGTTCTGACGGATGGTGAAGCCGTCCGTGACCACGTCACCGGGGACGGTGCCCACGAAGACGATGAGGTCGGTCTCCTCGAGCAGATCATAGGTCGGCTTGGGGCGGCCGTAGCCGATCGGGCCCACATAGGACGGGGAGGTGAACGGCACGGTGCCCTCGGTGCGCCATTCGGCCGCAGCGGGGATGTTGTGCTCCTCGAGCCAGGTCGTCAGGGCCTCGGCCCCCTCGGTGGTCCAGTCGTTGCCGCCGGTGATGAACAGCGGCTTGTCGGACTCCTGCAGTGCCTCGTTCAGGGCCTTCCAGTCCTCCACGGTCATACCGCCGGTGGCCACCGGGATGTTCGGGTGCAGCTCGGGGCTGATCTGCTCCTTGATGATGTCCTCATGCAGGCCCACGATCACCGGCCCGGGACGGCCGGACGTGGCGGCGAACATGGCCTCGGCCACGATCTCGGAGGCACGGCTGGCGTGGTCCAGGGTCATCACGCGCTTGGCGCCGGATTCGAACCACATCTGCGGGTCGAACTCCTGGAAGGCCTCCTTGCCGCGGTGCTCGAACGGGATCAGGCCCACGAACAGGACCATCGCGGTCGAGTCCTGCCAGGCGGTGTGCAGGCCGACATGCGCGTTGGCGGCACCGGGACCGCGTGTCACCATGGCAATGCCCGGAACGGAGTTCATCTTGCCGTCGGCCTCGGCCATGTACGCGGCACCGCCCTCGTGGCGGCAGATGACGTTCTCGATGGTGGAGTGGTGCAGACCGTCCAGCACATCGAGGTAGCTCTCACCCGGGATGGAATAGATCCGCTTGACGCCGTGCGCCTCGAGGGTGTCGACGATGACGTGTCCGGCCGACTTCGTGGTGGCCGTGGTCTGTTCAGTGCTCATGCAGTACTCCTTGGACTGTGGGCGGTGCCGGACATGCCGACTCCGCGGCCCGAGATGGTCCTCGGGCGGCGCGCAGGTCAAACTTTGTACAAAGTACCCCAGCTCCAAGGCCCCACCGCGCGCTGTGGC comes from Citricoccus muralis and encodes:
- a CDS encoding DUF664 domain-containing protein yields the protein MTSSDDSSDGTTNDQPWVPPPWDPPLAGTEIEHVLGSLERLRVTFRWKTGGLDVAGLATTIGASRLTMGGLIKHLAGVEVMKAGPEIDGSSPGEPWASAPWDEVQDWDFTSAGQDSPEQLYALYDAAVAQAQSRLEAALDRGGLDQRIALSDQVDLEVSLRRNLFDLIEEYSRHLGHADLIREAVDGQVGLDPPYPEAS
- a CDS encoding thiamine pyrophosphate-dependent enzyme, whose amino-acid sequence is MSTEQTTATTKSAGHVIVDTLEAHGVKRIYSIPGESYLDVLDGLHHSTIENVICRHEGGAAYMAEADGKMNSVPGIAMVTRGPGAANAHVGLHTAWQDSTAMVLFVGLIPFEHRGKEAFQEFDPQMWFESGAKRVMTLDHASRASEIVAEAMFAATSGRPGPVIVGLHEDIIKEQISPELHPNIPVATGGMTVEDWKALNEALQESDKPLFITGGNDWTTEGAEALTTWLEEHNIPAAAEWRTEGTVPFTSPSYVGPIGYGRPKPTYDLLEETDLIVFVGTVPGDVVTDGFTIRQNWDRKNFLVTIDPSLRGRSGPVSHQIVAKPDVFVRDLVRMDLAVKDSWKEWTSRMRGEQEKFAALPSAEPAEGQARMDTLMANLVQSLPEDAMITLGAGEHTNWAHRYFPTNSYAAMVSARNGSMGYSVPSAVAASLNYPGRRVVTIAGDGEFLMNGQELATAAQYGATPLVVVMDNQEYGTIRTHQERDYPNRVSGTQLKNPDFAKMAEAFGGFGVRVEQDADVPAAVEAAIKAIDEDGTFALIHLIVDQRVKAY